In Deltaproteobacteria bacterium CG2_30_66_27, one DNA window encodes the following:
- a CDS encoding ribulose-phosphate 3-epimerase, giving the protein MEYYIAPSLLSADFGRLADEVRAVEKAGADLLHVDVMDGRFVPNITIGPAVVAAIRKASTAPLDVHLMIMEPERYVDDFAKAGADILTVHAEATLHLQRVVARIRELGKKAGVALNPSTSLSAVEWVLTDVDMVLLMSVNPGFGGQAFLPSTLGKIELLRSQLTRAGLDVDIQVDGGIKANNVGEVAAAGANVIVSGSGIFGTPDYAKTIALMKRNLRKAVGTKA; this is encoded by the coding sequence ATGGAGTATTACATCGCGCCATCGCTCCTTTCGGCGGACTTCGGCCGGCTGGCCGACGAGGTCCGGGCGGTGGAGAAGGCGGGGGCCGACCTGCTCCACGTCGACGTGATGGACGGCCGCTTCGTTCCGAACATTACCATCGGCCCGGCGGTCGTGGCGGCGATCCGGAAAGCGTCCACCGCCCCCCTCGATGTCCACCTGATGATCATGGAGCCCGAGCGGTACGTCGACGACTTCGCGAAGGCGGGGGCCGACATCCTCACCGTCCACGCCGAGGCGACCCTCCACCTCCAGCGCGTCGTCGCGCGCATCCGCGAGCTCGGGAAGAAGGCGGGTGTCGCCCTCAATCCCTCCACGTCGCTCTCCGCCGTGGAATGGGTCCTGACCGACGTGGACATGGTCCTCCTCATGAGCGTCAATCCCGGGTTCGGCGGCCAGGCGTTCCTGCCGTCCACGCTGGGCAAGATCGAGCTTCTTCGCTCCCAGCTCACCCGCGCGGGCCTGGACGTCGACATCCAGGTCGACGGCGGGATCAAGGCGAACAACGTCGGCGAGGTAGCCGCCGCCGGTGCGAACGTGATCGTCTCCGGGTCCGGGATCTTCGGGACCCCGGACTACGCGAAGACGATCGCACTCATGAAACGGAATCTCCGGAAGGCCGTCGGCACGAAGGCTTAG
- a CDS encoding 16S rRNA (cytosine(967)-C(5))-methyltransferase has product MVRDAAISVLARVDRDEAFADIVLDRALRNVRFTDSRDRGLLTELVMGTLRRRGTIDFALLPFLSRPLEQTDAYVRNALRVGAYQLFYTRVPDRAALNETVAAVKAARGGGAGGFVNAVLRGIVRAGKVPALPPEGDPRRLPAEGSAPRDLIDAFATSLGEEETRAYLAACLEKPPFAVRANPFRVVPEALRGRFVDEGRDPAPCRFAPDGFVLGKPAPVFSDASFLEGAYLVMDEGAQLIAPLLRPGPGERILDACAAPGGKTTHLSALAGGKAEILATDVSALRLRMLREVVTRTGAPGIRTALHDLSRAPLTPSSGLFDKVLVDAPCTGMGVIRRNPDAKWRFRPDGPRRMARVQAAILRNAWAAVREGGLLLYCTCSPFTGEDEEVVAAFLAERPEAAVAAPPEGWSGPADAWTGDGFLRLYPHRHGTDAFFAALLRKP; this is encoded by the coding sequence ATCGTAAGGGACGCGGCGATCTCGGTCCTGGCCCGGGTCGACCGCGACGAAGCCTTCGCCGACATCGTGCTCGACCGCGCGCTGCGCAACGTCCGTTTTACCGATTCCCGCGACCGGGGGCTCCTGACCGAGCTCGTGATGGGAACCTTGCGCCGACGCGGCACGATCGACTTCGCCCTTCTGCCGTTCCTCTCCCGCCCCCTCGAACAGACCGACGCGTATGTCCGGAACGCCCTCCGCGTGGGGGCGTACCAGCTCTTCTACACCCGCGTTCCCGACCGCGCGGCGCTGAACGAAACGGTGGCGGCGGTCAAGGCGGCCCGAGGCGGCGGCGCGGGCGGGTTCGTCAACGCCGTGCTGCGCGGGATCGTCCGCGCGGGGAAGGTTCCCGCGCTTCCCCCGGAGGGAGACCCTCGCCGGCTTCCCGCGGAGGGATCGGCCCCGCGGGATCTGATCGACGCGTTCGCGACGTCGCTGGGGGAGGAGGAGACGCGGGCGTACCTCGCCGCGTGCCTCGAGAAACCGCCCTTCGCGGTGCGCGCAAATCCGTTCCGTGTCGTCCCGGAGGCGTTGCGCGGGCGATTCGTCGACGAGGGGAGGGACCCCGCCCCGTGCCGGTTCGCGCCGGACGGGTTCGTCCTCGGCAAACCCGCCCCGGTCTTCTCCGACGCCTCGTTCCTCGAAGGGGCGTACCTCGTCATGGACGAGGGGGCGCAGCTGATCGCCCCGCTGCTTCGCCCCGGGCCGGGCGAGCGGATTCTCGACGCCTGCGCCGCACCGGGCGGGAAGACGACGCACCTGTCCGCCCTCGCCGGAGGGAAAGCGGAGATCCTCGCCACGGACGTCTCCGCCCTGCGGCTGCGCATGCTGCGCGAGGTGGTGACGCGGACCGGCGCGCCGGGGATCCGGACGGCCCTTCACGACCTCTCCCGGGCGCCGCTGACGCCCTCCTCCGGGCTCTTCGACAAGGTCCTGGTGGACGCGCCGTGCACGGGGATGGGAGTGATCCGCCGCAACCCGGACGCCAAGTGGCGGTTCCGGCCCGACGGGCCGCGGCGGATGGCGCGGGTCCAGGCGGCGATCCTGCGCAACGCGTGGGCGGCTGTGCGCGAGGGCGGGCTTCTGCTCTACTGCACCTGTTCGCCGTTTACGGGGGAGGACGAGGAGGTCGTCGCGGCATTCCTCGCGGAGCGCCCGGAGGCGGCCGTGGCGGCCCCTCCCGAAGGATGGTCGGGCCCCGCCGATGCGTGGACGGGGGACGGATTTCTGCGCCTGTACCCCCACCGGCACGGCACCGACGCCTTCTTCGCCGCGCTCCTGCGCAAACCTTAA
- a CDS encoding methionyl-tRNA formyltransferase produces the protein MGTPRFAVPSLAALVESVDVTLVLCNPDRPAGRGRSMASPPVKEEAMRRGIPVFQPEKARHPDAVARIAAEAPDLIVVVAYGHILPKSILDIPRLGCLNVHASLLPKYRGAAPINWAVARGETVTGVTIMRMDAGMDTGPILHVREMPIGSEDTAETMFTKLSILGAEALREALRRLQEGALDETPQDAALATYAPMLKKEHGRIDWSRPAGEVRNLVRGMSPWPSAFALHSGKTLKVLASAVVVESGASSGPGEIVALGRDGIAVACGEGVLRLRVVQPEGGKAMDAWAYAQGRRVATGERLS, from the coding sequence ATGGGGACCCCCCGCTTTGCCGTCCCTTCCCTCGCCGCCCTCGTGGAGTCCGTGGACGTGACCCTCGTCCTGTGCAACCCCGACCGGCCCGCGGGGCGCGGGCGGTCGATGGCGTCGCCCCCTGTGAAGGAAGAGGCGATGCGGCGCGGGATCCCGGTTTTCCAGCCGGAAAAGGCGCGCCATCCCGACGCCGTCGCCCGGATCGCCGCCGAGGCGCCCGACCTGATCGTCGTCGTGGCGTACGGCCACATCCTGCCGAAATCGATCCTCGACATCCCGCGCCTCGGGTGCCTGAACGTCCACGCCTCCCTCCTCCCGAAGTATCGCGGCGCGGCCCCGATCAACTGGGCGGTGGCGCGGGGCGAAACGGTGACGGGGGTCACGATCATGCGGATGGACGCGGGAATGGACACGGGTCCGATCCTCCACGTCCGCGAGATGCCGATCGGCTCAGAGGACACGGCGGAGACGATGTTTACGAAACTGTCGATCCTCGGTGCCGAGGCGCTGCGCGAGGCGCTGCGCAGGCTGCAGGAGGGGGCGCTCGACGAGACGCCGCAGGACGCCGCCCTCGCGACGTACGCCCCGATGCTGAAGAAAGAGCACGGCCGGATCGATTGGAGCCGCCCGGCGGGGGAGGTCCGCAACCTGGTCCGCGGGATGTCGCCGTGGCCCTCCGCGTTCGCGCTTCACTCCGGGAAGACGCTCAAGGTCCTCGCGTCGGCCGTCGTCGTTGAATCCGGTGCGTCGTCGGGTCCCGGCGAAATCGTGGCCCTCGGGCGCGACGGGATCGCGGTCGCCTGCGGGGAAGGGGTCCTCCGCCTTCGCGTCGTGCAGCCCGAGGGGGGGAAGGCGATGGACGCGTGGGCGTACGCCCAGGGGCGGCGCGTGGCGACGGGGGAGCGGCTATCGTAA